TATATCAAGTATGACTACATGCATCCTGACATTCAGGACATTGCCGTGGCCGGCAATGACACGTGGATCGTGACCGATGGTGGTGTCAAATACTCTGCCGACTTCTTTGCTACCAAAGGTGAAAATCGCCACAGTGGTATCTATGCGGCCGACTATCACGGCTTCGGGCAGGGATGGAACGAGGACATTATGGCCGGCGGACGGTGGCACAACGGCGACGTGCTGCACGCTTCGGCCTACGGACAGGGTAATACGCTCCACGTGGGTGGCGTGGAACAGTCTACCGGACACGTCATGCTCAGCAGACCACGCAAGGCCTATTTCTCCGACGCAGCCATGGTCATCGCTCCCGAATCCCGCGGAGGTAAACCGCAGTTGTCTTACAACGATATGTCCAAGAAGCCCTACGAGACCCTTCGCACCAATGGAGAGATTGCCTTTGACCCGCGCTTTGCCCGCCGGTTCATCATGCGTTCTACCGAAAACGATGACGAACTATACCTCACTGAAGACGAGGGGCGTACGTTCCGCCGTCTTTACAGCACCGAGGGCGAGATGATCTACAGTTACGCCTTTGCCCGTTCCAATCCCGACTATATTTATCTGGCAGGGGCTTACAATATCTTCCGTTCGACAGATAACGGGGCCAGTTGGGATATGTTGCCAACCCGGGCCTTCGACATGGATTATGTGGGTTCGGTGGCATCAAGCATCGCAGTTGACCCGAAAAACGAAAACAAGGTATGGCATGTGCACAATAACCGGCCCGGTTGTGTGGCCTATACGCCCGATGGAGGCCATACATGGGTCAATCCGCTTTCGCCTGCTTTGAAGAACCGCGTGTTCCAATGGGTGGTGCTGGCCGGCGATGAGCACAACGGAGTGTACCTGGCTACCATGGACGGTGCGTCGGTGTTTTACAAGGACGACACCCTCACAGACTGGATAGACTATTCGGATGGGCTGAATCCGGGGGCACGCATCACACGTCTGGCGCCCTTCTTCAAGGAGGGAAAACTGCGCGCTGCTACCAACCAGGGCATTTGGGAGGCACCGCTGCGGAGGCCTCATTTTGTGCCTGTTGCACAGCCCATGGCACTTAATTTGGGAAATGGAAACCTTATGGCAACACCGCAAATGGAGGTGCAGTTTGACAGTTATTCCATTGTCAATCAGGATAAAGCCAAGTGGGCTTGGTCGTTTTCTCCTGAACCCGAATGGGTAAGCGATGCCACTGCACGCAATCCCCGCGTGCGCTTCGGTCGCCCCGGTGTTTACGATGTGACGCTTCAGGTCACCACCCCCGAAGGTACGCACTCGCGTACCATGCGCCAACTCATCCGTACCGGCAACGCCGCCACAGACATTCAACAGCCCGAAGGCATTGCGCCTGAGGTAAAAATGGTTGGAGTGGGCAGCGAACTTCGGCTGGCCATCAGTGGCTTGCCCGTGGCTAAGACGTTCACGCTTCACAATGCCAAGGGAGCCTTGCTGCGCAGACTCTCTCTGTCTGCCACCGACACAGAGGTGCGTCTTTCCACCGGCGGGCTTGCTCCCGGCGTATATCTCTATGAGTTGCGCACTGCCGATTTTAAGCAATTCGGAAAAATTCTCATTCAGTAAATATCTGTTTTACCTTAGTTTCTTTAATTTTTTATGATGATGAAAAAATATATTCTGACCCTGTTCTGTTGCACCGCACTTAGCGGGATACATGCCCAGGAAACCAAAACGACTGATGCTCTTTATCAGCCTTATAGTCCGGTAGGCCTTCCTGTTGGTGCGCCTGCATGGATGGCGGAGTTGGAAAACATTGATACGCTGAACTATTATCGCATGATAGATCGGTTCATAAAGTTCCAGCAGGACAATCCTTCCATGCAAACCAAGACACCGCTCAATAAACCTGTGCTCAACTATTTTTACCGCTGGCAGAAAGCCTACGCGCCATTTGTGCGCCCCGATGGCCGTATTGTGGTGCCCCGGCAGACTGATTATGTGGCCAAGGTCGATGAAATCAATGCGGTTGCAGCATCTGCAAAGCCTGCCACGCGCGCTCAGGGCCATGCTGCTTTGGAGCCTTGGAAGGTCATTACGCCTATCAATACTTATCATGTTGATACCAAAAAGGTGCGTGCCTGGCAGACCAACGTGCAGCGTTTCGATGTTTCTCCGCAAAATCCAAGCATCATTTATGCCGGTACGGAAACCGGACTGGTGTTCAAATCCGTAGACAAGGGACTTCGTTGGAACGTCTGTGCAGCAAATCATTTCTTTGGCGGCCCTGTCAATTCAATCGAAATCTCTCGAAACAACTCCAATAAGGTGGTCGTAAGCAGCGGTTCTTTGGTTTGGATGACGACCGATGGCGGTACAAAATGGGAGAATATCACGCCGGCGGCATTCCGTAACGTGTTTACACGCGTGCATGATGTCGTGATACATCCTGTGGATGACAACATCTTGTTGATGGCCAATGACAGGGGTATCTATAAGTCTGCCGACAATGGTAAGAACTGGAAGCAGGTAGATTCGGGCCGATGCTTTGACATGAAGTACAAGCCAGGTGACCCCAATGTGCTGTATTCGCTGATCACAAAAGATGGAACGATGGTATTTTGCAAAAGTACCAATGGCGGAGAAAGTTTTGAAAGGCATAGTTTGGGTGATGTTTCTCCTTTGGCATCTGGCCGTATAGGCGTATCTTCTGCTCCTCAGGGAGAGAATTATATCTATATTCTGGCATGCAAGCTTGAAGGGACGAATTCGTTCAAAATACCGTTTTTCAGCGGTTCTCCGGTATTGTTTAAAAGCAAGGACGGGGGTAATCAATGGACTGCGAACGAAAATATCGGAAGCCAAATGGAGTCTTTCGACAAGTGGGGAGGCCAGGGATTTTACGACCTTGTGGTACAACCTTCTCCCAAAGACCCTGAAACGATTCTGTTTGGACTGCTGAATCTGTACCGCTCTACGAATGGCGGAGAGACAATAACCAATGTCGGAGGCTATTACGGTAAGTTCGATCTCCACTGTGATATGCAGGATTTGAAGGTGGTTGGAGAAGAGACATGGCTCTCGACCGATGGCGGAATCATATTATCCAACGACTTTTTCGACAATCATGCAGAGCCCCGCATCAATGGTATTTACGCCTCAGAGTTCTGGGGATTTGATATGGGATGGAATGAAGATGTGATGGCAGGTGGCCGCAATCACAACGGCAACATGGTGCAACTCGACCGTTATAAGGATGCGGCTATTAGCGTAGGAGGCAGCGAGGTTTCTACGGGATATGTCTTCTTGAGTAATCCACGCAAAGTTGCTTTCTCTGATTATGGCAGTTGTTACCTGCCGGATGACTGGAAGGAACAGTTTACCCCGTTCACTAATTACGAGACATTCCCACTTGAAAATGCAACCTATGGCATCGGCTTTGAGTACGATCCGCGCTATGCCAAGAGTTTCTATATCAACCGAAGAGAGGAACCGAAGTCGTTGTGGAAGACGGTCAACGATGGTGAGAGTTTTGTGCAACTCTATACTTTCAGCGAGAATGTGAGCGGCTATGCCGTATCACGCGTCAATCCTGATGTTATCTTAGTAGGTACGGTTGGGCATATCTACCGCTCTGAAGACGGAGGAAAGTCCTTTGTTCTACTTGCTGATGTGCCCGAAGAAATGCGCAATTCTGCCAACTATAAGATAGCCATACATCCCCGAAACGACCAGGAATTTTGGGTGATTACGCATGAGTTGGGAGGCCTTTTCCGCACCAGGAATGGCGGCACTACATGGGAGAAGATGGACCAGAACCTGCAACTTCCTGCAACAGGGGAGAAGCAAATGGTGAGCCGTATTATTCTGACGGGCAATGACAAGAATGCCGTTTATGCCGTTGCAGGTGTGATGCGTACCTTGGATGAAACCTATAGTGTGTACCGGCACCGCATTCTTTATCGCGATGACACGACCAATGGTTGGCAGGATTTCTCCGAAGGATTGCCCCCTGTGATGACCATCACCCGCATGCTTCCTTTCTACAAAGAGGGACAAATCCGCATAGCCACCAACAATGGCGTTTGGCAACGCCCATTGGTTGACTCCGACTTCCGTCCGGTGGCACAGCCGATTGTGCTCTCTGCGGGAACCGGAGAAAACAAGAGCGAAGAGGAATGGCAGTTCGACAGTTATTCCATCGTCAATCAGAATCATGCCACCTGGGAATGGAAGTTTGTTCCGGAGCCCATTTATATCTCCGACAAGCATGTAAGAAATCCCAAGGTTCGTCTTGCCGCTGACCAAAGTTATGACGTAACCCTGACCGTCACGACACCCAAAGGAACGGATACAAAGACCGTAAAAAACATGATCAGGGGAAAGAAAGACGTACCTACGTCCATACAGGGACTGGAGGTTCTTGACAGGGATGTGGACTTCGACCGGCTGAGTGCGGCTTCCGGAGAGTCGTTCCGGCTGTTTCCGCGTGGTCTTTCCCAGGAACTTCGGCTGACGCTTTATGATGCCGGCGGCAAGGTAGTGCGTACTCTTGTCCTTACTCCCAATGTCTGGCAGGAACTCTCCACAAGCGGACTGGCTTCCGGTGTATACTTCTATGTTTGTCAAAGTGCAGAATTTAAAAAGTCCGGGCGCCTGGTACTCCGCTAACCTATAGGCCTTGTTATTTATGAATCAAAATATTTAATTTATGAAACACAATATTTTCTTACTGTCCTTCCTCTTTGCACTTCAGCCTGTTTGGGCCGTGCAGGAAGAGGAAATATTCGACAGTACGGCCATCCGTATAGATGAGGTGGTGGTGTCTGCCACGCGTTGGCCACAGAACTCCTGGCTTTTGCCACAACGTCTTGTGACGGTTTCTTCAGAGACTGTAGATTTCCGCCAGCCTCAGACAGCGGCCGACCTGCTTGGTCTTTCGGGTCAGGTCTTTATCCAGAAAAGCCAGCAGGGGGGGGGCAGCCCGATGATTCGTGGCTTTGCCACGCACCGTCTTCTCTACGCTGTCGATGGCGTGAGGATGAATACCGCCATCTTTCGTGCGGGCAATTTGCAGAATGTCATCTCCCTCGACCCCTTTGCATTGCAGTCTACCGAGGTTCGTCTCGGGCCCGGAAGCGTCATCTATGGCAGTGACGCCATTGGTGGAGTCATGAGTTTTCAGACTCTCACTCCTACGCTTTCTGCCGATGGGCTGCGCGTGCGGGGAAAAGCAGCCGTGCGATATTCCTCTGCCAACAATGAGCGCACAGGCCATTTCGACATCAATCTTGGCGGACGGAAGTGGGCATGGGTGACCAGTGTGAGCCATTTTCAGTTTGATGACCTCCGGCAGGGCAGCCATGGTCCGTCAGAATACCTCAAGCCATGGCTTGTAGAAACGGCTTCCGACGGTACAGACAAGGTGCTGCCCAACCCCAATCCACAAGTGCAGTCGCCCTCCGGGTATGGTCAATGGAATGTGATGCAGAAGTTACGTTTCCAGCCATCGGCCGCATGGGACTTCCAGTATGCCTTCCACCACTCCCAAACCACAGACTATGGCCGCTATGACCGCCACACCCGTCTGCGTAAGGGAAAGCCGCGTTATGCCGAATGGTCATATGGACCGCAGATCTGGCAGATGCACCAATTGACCGCTGCACACTTTACCGGCAACCGCTTTTTTGACCGCATGACGCTCCGGGCCGCCGTGCAGCATTTCGAGGAAAGCCGCATAGACCGTGCGCTCGGGAAGCCGTTGCGTACCACGCAGACCGAGAAAGTGAATGCTTACTCGCTCAATATAGACTTCGTCAAGGAACTTTCGGCCCACTCCTTATATTATGGTGTGGAGGGAGTGCTCAATGATGTAAAGTCGAGAGGCAAGACTACCGACATACATTCTCTTGCAGAAGCCCCGACTTCTTCGCGTTATCCCCAGGCAAAATGGACTTCGCTGGCTGCCTATGCGCAGACATTGCTGCGTCTGCACCGCAAGGTTAATATGGAGGTTGGGCTGCGCTACAACCACTTTTCCACACGGGCCGACTTTAACAACATCGGCATAGAATTGCCTTTTGCGCCCAATGTGACTTCCAATCACGGGGCTTTGTCCGGAGGAATAGCCCTGGTCTACACTCCGTCAGAGCAGAATCGTTTCACGTTCCATTACTCCCGTGCCTTCCGTAGTCCCAACGTAGATGACATGGGTAAACTCTTTGATGCCGTAGACAAGGCTGTCGTCGTACCCAATCCTGACCTGCATGCCGAGTACGGCCACCATTTCGAAGTGGGGGCTGAACAACGTTTGGGCCAGTGGTTGAGGTTGGGAGCGACGGCTTTCTACACCTATTTGGACAATGCTTTGGTGCGCCGGCCATATCGCTGGAACGGTCAGGACTCCATCGTTTATAAAGGCGAACAGAGTCAGGTTCTGGCTTTGCAGAATGCAGCCTGGGCACGGGTCTGGGGATTTCAGTTCCAGGCAGATGCCACCCTGCCTTTCGGTTTCGGTTTTAGATCCTTCCTCAACTGGCAGGAAGGCAAGGAGCAACTCGATGACGGCAGCACATCGGCCCTGCGTCATGCCGCTCCTTTCTTCGGAACGGCAGCCCTGTCTTATCGCCACAAGGCACTGCATGTGGAGGCTTATGCCGATTTTCAGGGACACCGAAAGTATGAAGATCTGGCAGAGGAGGAGCGCGGCAAGACGGAAATCTATGCTCTCGACGAACAGGGACATCCTTATGTTCCGGCTTGGCTGACGCTCAACGTCAAGGGTTCTTACGATTTTGGTCACGGTCTGATGTTGCACCTTGGACTGGAAAATATCACCAATCTTCGCTATCGTCCCTACAGTTCTGGCATCTCGGCCGCCGGCCGTAACTTCATGGCTGCGGTAAGTTACCGCTTCTGAATGAGGCTGGGCGCAGTCTGTGTCAACGCACAGGAAACGACTTCAAGCGGAGACCTCTATCAGGGGCTGACCCGCAAAATTGCCTTCGAGCGGATGATACCGCCCCACGGCTTGGAAATCACCTACGACAAGACGGTACACATCATCTTTCCGTCTGCCGTGCGCTATGTCGATTTGGGTTCGCCCAATCTCATTGCAGGGAAGGCGGACGGAGCGGAAAACGTTATCCGTGTGAAAGCGACGGTCAAGGACTTCCGTGAAGAGACGAACATGAGTGTCATCACGGAAAACGGTGCGTTTTACACATTTAATGTCAAGTATGCAAACGAGCCACTACTACTTAATGTGGAAATGGCAGACTTTATCCATGACGGAGCGATCGTGAACCGCCCGAACAACGCCATGGAGGTCTATCTGAAGGAACTCGGCAGCGAGAGTCCGATGCTGGTAAGGCTCATAATGAAGTCCATTCACAAGGAGGACAAGCGGACGGTGAAGCACATCGGCAGCAAGTCCTTCGGTATTCAGTACCTGCTCAAAGGCTTGTACTCGCATAACGGACTGCTGTACTTCCATACGGAACTGCGCAACAAGTCCAACGTGCCGTTCGACATCGACTTCATCACGTTCAAAATCGTGGACAAGAAGGTCGCCAAGCAGACCGCCATGCAGGAGCAGGTGCTGCTTCCGCTGCGTGCCTACAACTATGTTACCTGCGTGGCGGGACGGAAGAGCGGTCGCACGGTGTTCACGCTTCAGAAGTTCACCATCCCCGATGACAAACATCTCATTGTGGAGATGCACGAAAAGAACGGAGGAAGACACCAGTCCTTCATCGTGGAGAACGAAGATCTTGTTCGTGCAAGAGTAATTGACGAGCTCAAAGTGAAGTGATATGAGAAAGCTCGCATTTTTCCTGTTTGTCGTGTCGCTTGCCCTCTTTCTAGGGCAGGCACACGCCCAACGCTGTCTGCCCAAGATGAAAGGCATACGCCTGACCGCAGGCATGGCGTACGGTTTTTATTCCGCTTCCTCAAAGAATGAGACAGGATACTCGTTCGGGGCTTCGCTTGCCACCTACACGAAAGGCGGACATCAATGGGTGTTCGGGGTGGAGTATCTCCGCGGATACCATCCTTATCGGAATAGCCGTATCCCTGTGGAACAGTTCACGGGCGAGGGAGGTTTCTTCTGTAACGTGCTTTCAGACGGAAGCAAGACCTTCTTCCTCTCCGCAGGCATTTCCGCTTTGGCGGGTTATGAGACGGTCAATGGCGGAGAGAAACGGCTCTTTGACGGCTCGACGCTGCGCAATAAGGACGGCTTTATCTACGGTGGTGCCGTTACCTTGCAGGCGGAGACCTATCTGTCGGACAGGTTGGTGTTGCTGCTCTATGGCAGGGAGCGTTGCCTGTGGGGAGGCTCTACGGGACGTTTCCATACGCAGTACGGTGTCGGGCTGAAAATCATGCTGGACTGATGGACGCGCGACAGATGAGAGAGATTCCCATTGCGGACTTCCTGAACGCAATGGGGATTCATCCGACCAAACAAAAAGGAAACGCTTTGTGGTATTCCGCTCCGTACCGCACGGAGCGGACACCCTCCTTCAAAGTCGATACCGCCAAGAATGTCTGGTTCGATTTTGGAACGGGCAAAGGCGGCGACATCTTCGACTTGGCAGGAGAGTTTATCGGATGCGGTGATTTTCTCCTGCGGGCGGCATTCATCGCCAAGAGCGGAACGTGTCCGCTGCCTGCTTTGGAACAACCGCAAAGAAGCGAAAAGAAAGAACCAGTCTTCAATGATATTTGGGTGCGACCGTTGCAGGATGCCAAACTGCTGGGCTACTTGAAAGAACGGGGTGTCAATGCCCACGTTGCCATACCCAACTGCGAGGAGGTTCGATACCGTGTGCATGGCAAACGGTACTATGCCATCGGCTTTCGTAACGATGCCGGAGGATTGGAGCTTCGCAACCGCTTTTTCAAAGGCTGCATACCGCCGAAGGATATTTCCTTGAAGTGTAACGGCTCGGACGTGTGTTCCGTTTTTGAGGGCTTTATGGATTATCTCTCCGCCATGCAACTCGGTATCATCGCTTCGGATAGGCTTGTCCTTAATTCCGTTTCCAACGTGGAGAAGGCAGTAAGAGCCTTGCAGGGCTATGAAAGGATAGAATGCTTCCTCGACAATGACGATGCGGGGCGAAGGACTTTTCGGAGATTGCATGAGTGCTTCGGGGAGAAGGTCATTGACCGCAGCTCGCTGTATGCCGACCACAAGGATTTGAATGAGTTTCTGCTTTCCAAGAATGCAGGGAACAATGTATAACAACAAAACGATAACAAACAATGAAGAAGAAAATTGTAAACACAATATGGGTAATGGGAGTGCTTGCCCTCGCCGGGTTTTGTTTATCTGCTTGTAATCACGAGTTGGATATTCAGCAGGCGTACCCGTTCACGGTAGAGACAATGCCGGTGCAGAAGCACATCGTCAAGGGACAGACGGCGGAGATACGCTGTACATTGAAAAGGGAGGGCAATTTTGCCGATACCCACTATACCATCAGGTACTTTCAGAGCGATGGAAAGGGACGGCTGAAGATGGACGACGGCACGGTCTTCAAGCCCAATGACCGTTACCCGCTTACGAAAGAGGAGTTCAGGCTATACTATACCTCTGCTTCCTCCGACCAGCAGACCATTGATGTGTATGTCGAGGACTCGTTCTCGCAGACGGCAAAACTCTCGTTTGAGTTCAACAGTCAGAAGGACGAGGAAAAGGAGAGGAAGGATGAGGATAGGAAGTAAACTTGCCCTCTTGTGTCTTATCTGCCTTTCCTACTTCCGCCTTTCCGCTCAGGACGGAAGAAATCTCCTGCTCTCACTCCCTCCATTCGAGCGTGCCGTTGTCTGCATCAAACACTTCGAGGGCTTACATTCTTGGAAGGATTATCCCTATGTAGGTTACGGACATCGGCTTCTGCCCGGAGAGCGGTTCACGGCGGCGATGACAGAACGGCAGGGGGATTCCCTGCTTCGGGCAGACCTGACGAAGCGTCTGATGATGTTCAAAGACTACGGAAAAGATGCTTTGCTGCTTACCGTCCTGTCCTACAACATAGGAGCAGGCAGATTGCTGGGATACGGCAAACATCCCAAGAGCCAATTGCTGCGGAAGATAGAGTCGGGCAACAGGAATTTCTACCGTGAGTTTGTCTCTTTCTGTCGATATAAGGGCAAAGTCCTCAGAGGGCTTGTCAAACGACGAAGGGTGGAGTTTGCCCTGTTTTATATTCCCTGATTTCACAAAGTACACCCCTTGCAAGTTTTATCGGCTTGCAAGGGGCATTTTCTTGTTGTTTGATTCACCTTTCTCGTTATGAATGAGTAACTTTGCAGAATGAACTTATAAAAAGAGTTTTAATGAAAAAGAGAGAAGCACTCATAGCATTAGTTTCAATAGCAATATCTGGAATCCTGAATGAACCGATAATTGCTGCATTTAAGATGATTCCTTGGGATAAGATTACTTCTACAGAGAATTGGGAGTGGATATTCTTACCAAAAGTTAGCATTCTAAACATTATCTTCTTTATTATCTTACTGGTTACTGTTTACTACATAGCCTATCTGTTACTTATCAAGAGAAAGAATGTTGCAATAAACAAACTTAAATCGTTAAATTGTTTTGTCGATGACGAGAATCATATCAAAGTAACTTGGGATGTTGGCATAGGAACTATATATAATCATAATCCATTTGCATATAATATTCAATTCTTCTGCCTTCAGCATGGTGAACTTCCTCTGAGAATGCAAAATGGATGTTGCCAAGATTCTACATGTTCCAATAGTTCTTTATGTATAGATGAAAGGAGGGTAAAAAATTATATAGAATCTCTACTTTTGAAGAAACAACAAGAACTTAAAGGATTAAGTTGAAATACAATTTGATCGATAAAAGTTTTTCATCGGCTTTTTATAATTAACCTAAACGATAGGTGTAAAAAATTAAACTATGGGAATAGAGAAACTTACAACATTGGCTTTTTCGATGTATTCAAATAAAGGAGCGTATGCCCTGTTACTCGGTTCAGGCATCTCTCGTTCCGCCCATATCCCTTCTGGCTGGGAAGTGGAAGAGAAACTTATTCAGAAACTTGGGGCATCACAAGGTATCATAGTCTCTGATGATTGGCATCAATGGTATAAAGACAAATACCAGCAATCTGCATCTTATTCCTCTCTTCTTGGAGAAATTGTAAAGACTCCAACAGAACGAGTGCAGTTGATGAAATCATTTTTTGAACCAACGGATGAAGAAAAAGAAATAGGTTGGAAGACCCCTACCAAAGCACATCTTGCCATTGCAAAATGTGCAAAGAAGGGATATATTCGTGTTATCTTGACAACGAACTTTGACCGCCTTCTTGAAAAGGCTTTTGAATTGGAAGGAGTCACTCCACAAGTTATTAGTCATGAAGGAGCAATATCACAAGCAACACCTATCGTACACAGCAAGATACCAACTATCATTAAGATAAATGGAGACTATATAGATTGTCAATTCAGAAATACGGCAGAAGAACTGGATGAATACCCAGAACAGATGAAATTGTACCTGTACCGTATTTTTGAGGAATATGGCTTG
The Prevotella sp. HUN102 genome window above contains:
- a CDS encoding TonB-dependent receptor plug domain-containing protein — its product is MQSPSGYGQWNVMQKLRFQPSAAWDFQYAFHHSQTTDYGRYDRHTRLRKGKPRYAEWSYGPQIWQMHQLTAAHFTGNRFFDRMTLRAAVQHFEESRIDRALGKPLRTTQTEKVNAYSLNIDFVKELSAHSLYYGVEGVLNDVKSRGKTTDIHSLAEAPTSSRYPQAKWTSLAAYAQTLLRLHRKVNMEVGLRYNHFSTRADFNNIGIELPFAPNVTSNHGALSGGIALVYTPSEQNRFTFHYSRAFRSPNVDDMGKLFDAVDKAVVVPNPDLHAEYGHHFEVGAEQRLGQWLRLGATAFYTYLDNALVRRPYRWNGQDSIVYKGEQSQVLALQNAAWARVWGFQFQADATLPFGFGFRSFLNWQEGKEQLDDGSTSALRHAAPFFGTAALSYRHKALHVEAYADFQGHRKYEDLAEEERGKTEIYALDEQGHPYVPAWLTLNVKGSYDFGHGLMLHLGLENITNLRYRPYSSGISAAGRNFMAAVSYRF
- the traN gene encoding conjugative transposon protein TraN, with amino-acid sequence MRLGAVCVNAQETTSSGDLYQGLTRKIAFERMIPPHGLEITYDKTVHIIFPSAVRYVDLGSPNLIAGKADGAENVIRVKATVKDFREETNMSVITENGAFYTFNVKYANEPLLLNVEMADFIHDGAIVNRPNNAMEVYLKELGSESPMLVRLIMKSIHKEDKRTVKHIGSKSFGIQYLLKGLYSHNGLLYFHTELRNKSNVPFDIDFITFKIVDKKVAKQTAMQEQVLLPLRAYNYVTCVAGRKSGRTVFTLQKFTIPDDKHLIVEMHEKNGGRHQSFIVENEDLVRARVIDELKVK
- a CDS encoding conjugal transfer protein TraO — its product is MRKLAFFLFVVSLALFLGQAHAQRCLPKMKGIRLTAGMAYGFYSASSKNETGYSFGASLATYTKGGHQWVFGVEYLRGYHPYRNSRIPVEQFTGEGGFFCNVLSDGSKTFFLSAGISALAGYETVNGGEKRLFDGSTLRNKDGFIYGGAVTLQAETYLSDRLVLLLYGRERCLWGGSTGRFHTQYGVGLKIMLD
- a CDS encoding toprim domain-containing protein, with translation MDARQMREIPIADFLNAMGIHPTKQKGNALWYSAPYRTERTPSFKVDTAKNVWFDFGTGKGGDIFDLAGEFIGCGDFLLRAAFIAKSGTCPLPALEQPQRSEKKEPVFNDIWVRPLQDAKLLGYLKERGVNAHVAIPNCEEVRYRVHGKRYYAIGFRNDAGGLELRNRFFKGCIPPKDISLKCNGSDVCSVFEGFMDYLSAMQLGIIASDRLVLNSVSNVEKAVRALQGYERIECFLDNDDAGRRTFRRLHECFGEKVIDRSSLYADHKDLNEFLLSKNAGNNV
- a CDS encoding DUF3872 domain-containing protein; translated protein: MKKKIVNTIWVMGVLALAGFCLSACNHELDIQQAYPFTVETMPVQKHIVKGQTAEIRCTLKREGNFADTHYTIRYFQSDGKGRLKMDDGTVFKPNDRYPLTKEEFRLYYTSASSDQQTIDVYVEDSFSQTAKLSFEFNSQKDEEKERKDEDRK
- a CDS encoding lysozyme, whose product is MRIGSKLALLCLICLSYFRLSAQDGRNLLLSLPPFERAVVCIKHFEGLHSWKDYPYVGYGHRLLPGERFTAAMTERQGDSLLRADLTKRLMMFKDYGKDALLLTVLSYNIGAGRLLGYGKHPKSQLLRKIESGNRNFYREFVSFCRYKGKVLRGLVKRRRVEFALFYIP